Within the Saccharopolyspora gloriosae genome, the region AGAACTCAAGCACAGATTGCGCTCGATGCGCAGGAAGAACGTAACGAGAAAGATAAGAGCGAGCAGGCTTCGAAAGTAGCTGCTTGGATCGAGCATCGCGGAGATTCTGTCGCGAGCGAATTATATGTAAATTACTTGAATGCTAGCAATCTTCCAGTGTTCGGCCTATCCTGTCGGTTAACTACTCGAACCAGGCCGGACACCTTGGAAGCTGTTGTGGTGCCCTCCAACGAGGCCAAGGAGGTCAGGTACCGCAGTGCGACCGAGTGGGCAAGAGCCTACTCTTACGATCTTTTCGCTGAAGTTCTGTCATCGCTCGGAATGGACCACCTTGAACACGAAGAAGAATTCGGGCACGAGATCGAACGACTGAAAGGTGCGTGCTTTGAAAGTTTCTGTAGCTTGATTGCCCATCGTGGTATTGAGATTCAGTTCACTGACCTTGCTGGCGTGCAGTGGTGCCGCAATAGTGACGGCGACCTGTGTAACCATGGATTCTTGGTGGAATTACCGTACCCTGATCGCTGGGAATGGATGGTCGATATGATGAAGAAGCATATAAGGGATGGCTTGCAACCGATAAGGGATGAGTCGCAGCACTCGAATCTAGGCGGTCCCGACCAGATAAGTGACTAGCGAAACAGAGAGCATGACACCTGTCAATCCGAGCAATGCCCAGAGCGTGCGGCGCAGCCATCCAGTGATGGCGACCAGAACAAGCACCAACCCGACCAGCCACGGCACAATCCATAGCGCGAAAAACATGCCGATGAGCTGTTGGTTTGTCACGCCGGGGCCGGAGTCACCAGGATCGAATCCGGTCAGCGACGCACCGAGGTAGGGGAACCAGCCGACCAAGCTGAGCGCCATGATTAGCCCACCGACTACGATGCCCGTGATCCGTAGCGGTTTGTATTTGATGCCTTGATCGGCTTGGTTCTCTGTCGGCATCACGGTGCTGCTGCTCCTCCGCCGTTCGTGCCCGTCATGATCCGCGCCATGCTCTCACGCGAAGGCGCCTTGTCCCAGTAGTCGCCATGCCCGCCGTTCGGATCTGTCGGCATCACCTGTCCACCGAAAGTCGGGTCGGTGGGGTCGACGCCGTAACGTGCATGGTCGGTACCACCGAAAACAGTTGGTCCCCAGTCGAGAGGGTTCGTGGACGGAGTCCAGTCGATGACGTCGCTTTCCGACTTCGCTGCCCATACGTGGTCGCTGGGTACTCCTAGCTCGCTGGCGTCGTCGACACCGACACCGGGACTACCGAGGAACACGACGTCATCTGCGTGCGACCCGCCGTTCGCCGCGGCCTCCCCGGCCACCGTTGAACCGTAGCTGTGGCCAACCAACGTGTTGTGTGAAGGTGTCTCGCCTTCGTGGGTGACTCGAAGGCCCTCTTGGAAATTCGAGAGATCGCCATGCGCATTCTCCGCGTAGCCGCTGAACGCTGCATTGGGCAACAAGTGGTTGGGAGACTCGTAGTCTGCCCAGGTGATCGCAGCGTTCTTGCCACCCGACAGCTCGTTGGCTCGGTCCAACACCTTGTCGTTCTGTTCGACGTAGTCGGTGGCGTCGCCGAGATCGCTGAAGGTACCTGGAACAAGGGTCATCGTATTGTCAGCGTGGTCCGGGTTACCGTTGGCCATGATGGCTTGTCCGCGATGTTCGGCTGTCGAGTCGATACCGAGCAAGTAGTAATTGCTTGCATCGGCCGATGTGCCCAGCTTGCCCTGCAAGGAATCGATACCGCTGAGTGCGTCACTCAGCTCGTTGATCTGCTTACCCTTTGCCGTGTCACTGTGCCCATGACGTTCAAAATCTTCACGCATCTCGTTCCGAAGCGCGCTGATCTTTCCAGAGATCGCTTGGCGCTGTGATGCGAGGATGGAGCGGTTGGCAACATCGCGCGTGGCTGAGGGAATGCCGTTGGTGTTGCCGACCATGTGCGGGTATCGGTCCATCAGGTCGGCGCGTTGGGCACTGGTCATCGAACCCCACAAGCCACCAACAGCGGCAGGACCCGTCGCAGCCGCCTTCTCGAACATCCCTTTAGTCGCATTGACCGCGCGATCGTCCATCACTGTTGCCGCCTTGGCTAGAGCCATAGCGGCAGGGCTAGTTGCCGCTGCGGCAGCCTGTGCCCAAGTCCCGGCACTGCTGATGTGTCCGAGTCCGTTAGCATTGGCTTTCAGCGCCGCATTCAGACGTTCGTGGGCTGTCTTCTCCATGCGCCGCGCTTGCTCGATGGTTTCGCGAGCTTCTTTATACGCGGCTTGCTGGCGCTTGTTCTCGTCTGGAGGCAACGGCATCGGACCAGGTTCGAGGATGAGCGTGCTTCCCATCATCTTCAGACCGCCGCCGGTTCCAACCTGTCGCGCTTGGTCCATACGCGCCTTGACGGTCGTCAAATCGTCCGCAAACGCGGTCAGCGCCCGATTGATGCCAAGGAACAACTGATCGAGAGCGTCAGCGTCTCGGGCTGTGGTGCCTGCTTTCGCTCGGAAGCCATCGCCCGCTTGCCCTTCCCAATCGGCTTCTGAGCGACTGCGGGTCTGGTGCCAACCGGTCGCGTTGTCTTCAACCCCGGTTGCGAGCCGACGGACTGCTTCGGCTGTTGCCCGGACCGACCCAGGGTCACCGGACACGAAGATATTCAGCGGCATGTGTACTGCGCTCCCCGGTGCTCAGCGCGGACGGATCTGGTTGATCTGATCTGCGTTGGCCGCGTCAGTGTCGAGGTAGACCGCCTTGCCGGAGTGCAGCGCATCGGCGGTCTTGGCGGTTTCCTCGGCAAGACCTGCGGCGGCGCGCATGAGTTCAGCCAGGGTCTCGTTCACGGCCGGACCGGACGGACCTGCATCGGCTTCTGGCGCGGGCTGTGCGTGGGCAAGCTTGCTGCTGGACTGTTCGAGTTCACCGGCCAGGGCAGCTAGCGTCTCCGGATCGACACGGACGTTCACGCGCTTCCTCCCCTGATCACTGCGCGTTGATCAGGGGAGACTGTATCGAACCCGGTATGTGGCAGGGAGCGTAGAACTACGCATCACCCGGTCAGCCGAGTGATGTGTATCGGTGCGCTATGCGGCTTTAGCTTGCTCGTTCGCTGTTGTGCGCCTCCACGGAATGGGCACTGTCTCGAAGCTGGTTACGGGGACGGGCAGCCACAGAGGCACGCTGCTGTGCCCACCACCATTCGGGGTGCTCTCGCTGCACATGGAGTTCGAGGGCATCCAGGCCCCATGACCCGAAGTCCACGAGGGACCGTCCGCAGTCCGCGCCCTTGGCGGGACACGCCCACCATTCCCGGCCGTCGATCACGACCATGGGAAACTGGGACAACTGAGCCATATGGGCCACCATAGCGCATCTGAGTCAGCAACTGAGACAAGTTGCGCCATTCGTGCCACTTTCGGGCCGTGCCCAGGCCAAAGCTGCTCACGTCCAGCCAACTCGCGGATGAGCTAGGTATCTCGCGCCGCTCCGTGGCGCGGTACGTGCAGGCCGGAATCTTGGAGCCAGAGTTCTACACGCCAGGCGGGCAAGGCCGCTTCGACCTTGAGGACTCGAAGCGGCAGCTACGGGAGCACTCCAAGCGCCAAAGGCCGTAGTCGCCCCGGCCGCCACAGCGTTGGATGCCGGGCTACTGGAACGTCCTTTGAGGACTTGATCTAGCTTGCGAACTCA harbors:
- a CDS encoding alpha/beta hydrolase, translated to MPLNIFVSGDPGSVRATAEAVRRLATGVEDNATGWHQTRSRSEADWEGQAGDGFRAKAGTTARDADALDQLFLGINRALTAFADDLTTVKARMDQARQVGTGGGLKMMGSTLILEPGPMPLPPDENKRQQAAYKEARETIEQARRMEKTAHERLNAALKANANGLGHISSAGTWAQAAAAATSPAAMALAKAATVMDDRAVNATKGMFEKAAATGPAAVGGLWGSMTSAQRADLMDRYPHMVGNTNGIPSATRDVANRSILASQRQAISGKISALRNEMREDFERHGHSDTAKGKQINELSDALSGIDSLQGKLGTSADASNYYLLGIDSTAEHRGQAIMANGNPDHADNTMTLVPGTFSDLGDATDYVEQNDKVLDRANELSGGKNAAITWADYESPNHLLPNAAFSGYAENAHGDLSNFQEGLRVTHEGETPSHNTLVGHSYGSTVAGEAAANGGSHADDVVFLGSPGVGVDDASELGVPSDHVWAAKSESDVIDWTPSTNPLDWGPTVFGGTDHARYGVDPTDPTFGGQVMPTDPNGGHGDYWDKAPSRESMARIMTGTNGGGAAAP
- a CDS encoding MerR family transcriptional regulator, translating into MPRPKLLTSSQLADELGISRRSVARYVQAGILEPEFYTPGGQGRFDLEDSKRQLREHSKRQRP